A single window of Magnetococcus marinus MC-1 DNA harbors:
- a CDS encoding PAS domain S-box protein, which yields MSMHRLLLRQLRRSMGLVDESAVDALLQELDALPAEQISPASVKALHGLKTLLQRVEQTYEHNERDLLLRNRSLHLSSEELSDANERLRRETARQEQLLSTLRQTANHLLEADQKPTLGEDEASLEQLSDLMSRLALERSEFRRHLERQKFALDQHAIVSITDTKGVILYANDRFCQISGYTQDEILGQAHNLVNSGYHDSGFFEVMWRTIARGEVWNGEVCNKAKDGRLYWVSATIVPFLDERGKPIQYIAIRTDITRQKALEEKIEDNRRFLQSISDNIGEGVFALDVQGFCTFLNPEAERLLGWTQDELAGRSFHDTVHYQDAEGMPMNEADCPVHDAVDRGVDYRSDEDVFIHRDGGIFPVNISVVPVREDGVVTGAVGVFQNITESKQIQRQLKQSEERLQIALDASNTGFWDWDPLQDRAYFSDQWLSMVGYQQGDILNNSTGWLDLLHGEDLPHVERELEAHLNGQRKNFEVEFRMRHKQGHWVWILSSGRVIERDEEKRALRMAGIHKDISDRKRVEDELKKAMLDAESANRSKSEFLANMSHEIRTPMNGVVGMMELLSNTELTPEQQSHMRTARNSAESLLTIINDILDFSKIEAGKLELEEIAFDLAELVEDVTALLAQRVDSEKLELLHNAPADLPMQVAGDPTRLRQVLVNLVGNAVKFTPEGEVEVRMTVERQDADTVTVLTEVRDTGIGIDEAVRPRLFRMFTQADGSTTRRFGGTGLGLAISKQLVELMGGEVGFSSVMGQGSTFWFRITFPIVAKAQAVAGGVDSLQGLRALVVDDNATNRNLLGRYLSNWGVTHLECASGKQALEKIADAAKFGLSFDLAILDLLMPGMDGLALAERITQMVQDKQIKPLRMVLLTSAHARREELEQAGVVAALSKPIRQAQLRALLGQVMRGERVVGGLVERISQNNMSATFDAAVLLVEDHPINQQVARGMLAGLGCRVEIANDGHEGVRLFARHRYDLVLMDIQMPGMDGYETTDAIRQMERSERWPRTPIVALTANAMEQDRDRCLAADMDDYLSKPISLDRLKAAMSKWLKTIAKSEEPEEVLGGAVGQPESPLGAVATGGEDDSVVDLRTLAALKSSMAVIEGGFLQILQSYLQSTPKALESIEQGMIDGDAARVRGAAHNLKSTSLSLGAITLGKVAQEIETRGKEVKLDNMAPLLARAKACYALVAARLEAEQANL from the coding sequence ATGAGTATGCATCGGTTGTTACTGAGACAGCTGCGTCGGTCTATGGGCTTGGTTGACGAGAGCGCTGTGGATGCTCTGTTGCAGGAGTTGGATGCGCTGCCCGCCGAGCAGATCTCCCCAGCAAGTGTTAAGGCGTTGCATGGTCTAAAAACCCTGTTGCAGCGGGTTGAACAGACCTATGAACACAATGAGCGGGATCTGCTGTTGCGCAACCGCTCCTTGCACTTGAGCTCAGAAGAGCTCTCTGACGCCAACGAGCGCTTGCGGCGAGAGACCGCGCGACAGGAACAACTGCTTAGTACCTTGCGACAGACGGCCAACCATCTGTTGGAAGCCGATCAAAAACCGACACTGGGGGAAGATGAAGCCAGCTTAGAACAGCTCTCTGACCTTATGTCCCGTTTGGCGTTGGAACGCTCTGAGTTCCGGCGTCATCTGGAGCGGCAAAAATTCGCGCTGGATCAACACGCCATTGTGAGCATCACCGACACCAAGGGTGTGATCCTCTATGCCAATGATCGTTTTTGCCAAATCAGTGGCTACACGCAGGATGAAATTTTGGGTCAGGCGCATAATTTGGTCAACTCCGGTTATCATGATTCGGGGTTTTTTGAAGTCATGTGGCGCACCATTGCCCGGGGTGAGGTGTGGAATGGTGAGGTGTGCAATAAAGCCAAAGATGGTCGTCTCTATTGGGTTTCGGCCACCATTGTGCCCTTTTTGGATGAGCGCGGTAAGCCAATCCAATACATTGCCATTCGCACCGATATCACCCGGCAGAAGGCACTGGAAGAGAAGATCGAAGATAATCGGCGCTTTTTACAAAGCATCAGCGACAACATTGGCGAGGGTGTTTTTGCGCTGGATGTCCAGGGCTTTTGTACCTTTCTTAATCCCGAAGCCGAGCGTCTGTTGGGGTGGACACAAGATGAGTTAGCAGGTCGATCCTTCCATGACACGGTCCATTATCAGGATGCCGAAGGTATGCCCATGAATGAGGCGGACTGCCCGGTTCATGACGCCGTGGATCGTGGTGTGGATTACCGTTCGGATGAAGATGTCTTTATTCACCGGGATGGTGGTATTTTCCCGGTCAATATCTCCGTGGTGCCGGTGCGTGAGGATGGGGTTGTCACCGGAGCGGTGGGGGTGTTCCAAAACATTACCGAGAGCAAACAGATCCAGCGGCAACTTAAGCAAAGCGAGGAGCGTTTGCAAATCGCGTTGGATGCCTCCAATACAGGATTTTGGGATTGGGATCCACTGCAAGACCGAGCCTATTTTAGCGATCAATGGCTGTCGATGGTGGGTTACCAACAGGGGGATATCCTTAATAACAGTACCGGCTGGCTGGACCTGCTGCATGGTGAGGATCTGCCCCATGTGGAGCGCGAGTTGGAGGCCCACTTAAATGGGCAGCGTAAGAATTTTGAGGTAGAGTTCCGCATGCGTCACAAGCAGGGGCACTGGGTTTGGATACTTAGTTCCGGGCGGGTGATCGAGCGGGATGAAGAGAAAAGAGCCTTGCGCATGGCGGGCATCCATAAAGATATCAGCGACCGTAAACGGGTCGAGGATGAGCTCAAAAAGGCGATGCTGGATGCGGAGAGTGCCAACCGCTCCAAATCAGAATTTTTAGCCAATATGAGCCATGAAATTCGCACCCCCATGAATGGCGTGGTGGGTATGATGGAGCTGCTTTCCAACACCGAACTTACCCCCGAGCAGCAGAGCCATATGCGTACGGCGCGCAATTCAGCGGAGAGCCTGTTGACCATTATTAACGATATTTTGGATTTTTCTAAGATTGAGGCAGGCAAGCTGGAGCTGGAGGAGATCGCCTTTGATCTGGCAGAGTTGGTCGAGGATGTCACCGCGCTGCTGGCCCAGCGGGTAGACAGCGAAAAGCTGGAGCTGTTGCACAATGCGCCTGCGGACCTACCCATGCAAGTGGCGGGCGATCCAACCCGCTTGCGGCAAGTCTTGGTGAATTTGGTGGGTAATGCGGTGAAATTCACCCCCGAGGGTGAGGTTGAAGTGCGCATGACCGTTGAACGCCAAGATGCAGATACGGTAACGGTCTTAACCGAGGTGCGGGACACGGGTATTGGTATTGATGAGGCGGTGCGGCCACGCCTGTTCCGCATGTTTACCCAGGCAGATGGTTCGACCACACGTCGTTTTGGGGGCACCGGTCTGGGGTTGGCGATTAGCAAACAGCTGGTGGAGCTGATGGGTGGTGAGGTGGGCTTTTCCAGCGTGATGGGGCAAGGCTCTACTTTCTGGTTCCGGATTACTTTTCCCATCGTCGCCAAGGCGCAAGCGGTGGCGGGCGGGGTCGATTCTCTACAGGGCCTCAGAGCGTTGGTGGTGGATGACAATGCCACCAATCGCAACCTGTTAGGGCGCTATCTAAGCAATTGGGGCGTGACCCATCTGGAGTGTGCCAGTGGCAAACAAGCGCTGGAGAAGATTGCCGATGCCGCCAAGTTTGGGCTCTCCTTTGATCTGGCTATTTTAGACCTGCTTATGCCGGGTATGGATGGTTTGGCGTTGGCAGAGCGGATTACGCAGATGGTCCAGGATAAGCAGATTAAGCCTCTGCGGATGGTGTTGCTCACATCGGCCCATGCGCGTCGCGAAGAGTTGGAGCAGGCCGGTGTGGTGGCGGCGCTCTCCAAACCCATTCGGCAAGCACAACTGCGCGCCTTGCTGGGGCAGGTGATGCGCGGGGAGCGGGTGGTTGGTGGTCTTGTTGAGCGGATATCGCAAAATAACATGAGTGCGACCTTCGACGCTGCTGTTTTGTTGGTTGAGGATCACCCAATTAATCAACAGGTTGCTCGTGGTATGTTGGCGGGCTTGGGGTGCCGGGTAGAGATCGCCAACGATGGTCACGAAGGGGTGCGTCTGTTTGCTCGGCATCGCTACGATTTGGTGTTAATGGATATCCAGATGCCCGGCATGGATGGCTATGAGACCACCGACGCGATCCGTCAGATGGAGCGTAGCGAGCGGTGGCCGCGAACCCCCATTGTGGCGCTTACCGCCAATGCCATGGAGCAAGATCGTGATCGCTGCTTGGCTGCGGATATGGATGATTATCTCAGTAAGCCGATTAGTTTAGACCGGCTTAAAGCGGCCATGTCCAAGTGGTTGAAGACGATTGCAAAGTCTGAAGAGCCTGAAGAAGTACTGGGGGGAGCTGTGGGGCAGCCTGAGAGCCCCTTGGGCGCGGTGGCAACAGGAGGTGAGGATGACAGCGTGGTGGATCTACGCACGTTGGCCGCTTTAAAGTCTTCGATGGCGGTTATTGAGGGGGGCTTTTTGCAAATTTTGCAATCCTATCTGCAAAGTACGCCTAAGGCGTTAGAGAGTATTGAACAGGGCATGATTGATGGCGATGCGGCACGGGTGCGGGGTGCGGCGCATAACCTTAAATCAACCAGTTTGAGTTTAGGCGCGATAACCTTGGGCAAAGTCGCTCAAGAGATTGAGACGCGGGGTAAAGAGGTTAAGTTGGATAATATGGCACCGCTGTTAGCGCGGGCCAAGGCCTGTTATGCCTTGGTGGCAGCACGCTTAGAGGCCGAACAAGCCAATCTGTAG
- a CDS encoding FIST signal transduction protein, with product MKSAQQVLVDVHWQADELAELSALQPALVLVFGSMAFFEEASFMQRLQHCFPGAALVGCTTAGEITADGVLDDHCVVTALHFDGVTVQVAQSAVGAMEHSREAGVNLGSTLHPYHPQAVLLFGKGLAINGSGVIEGLMQSLGNDVPITGGLAGDGGNFKRTLVLSPEGVSDDRVVAVGLSGEGVRVGHGSFGGWSPFGPPRKVTRSEGNVLFELDGEPALNVYKKYLDVYAKDLPASGLLFPFEMLNADHEQVGLIRTILGVDEAQGSLVLAGDIDGDGYLRLMHANTNGLVGGAEQAAIATRERAGAHSQGGVAILVSCVGRKLVMGDQVDEEVEVVASVLGDDVLLTGFYSYGEISPFSSTTDCKLHNQTMTVTFIHEV from the coding sequence GTGAAGAGTGCGCAACAGGTGTTGGTGGATGTTCATTGGCAGGCAGACGAGCTTGCGGAGCTGAGTGCCTTGCAACCAGCCTTGGTGCTGGTCTTTGGCAGCATGGCCTTTTTTGAAGAAGCATCGTTTATGCAACGCCTACAGCACTGTTTTCCTGGCGCGGCCTTGGTGGGGTGTACCACCGCCGGTGAAATAACCGCCGATGGCGTTTTGGATGACCACTGTGTGGTGACGGCCCTGCATTTTGACGGGGTTACGGTGCAGGTGGCCCAGAGCGCGGTGGGGGCCATGGAGCATTCCAGAGAAGCGGGGGTCAATCTGGGTAGCACGCTGCATCCCTACCATCCACAAGCGGTCTTGTTGTTTGGTAAAGGGTTGGCCATCAATGGCAGTGGTGTGATTGAAGGTCTTATGCAAAGTTTGGGCAACGATGTGCCCATCACCGGGGGATTGGCAGGGGATGGTGGTAACTTTAAGCGCACCTTGGTGCTCAGCCCTGAAGGGGTGAGTGATGATCGTGTGGTGGCGGTGGGGCTAAGTGGTGAAGGGGTGCGCGTGGGTCATGGCTCCTTCGGTGGTTGGTCACCCTTTGGTCCCCCCCGCAAAGTCACCCGCAGTGAGGGCAATGTGCTGTTTGAGTTGGACGGCGAACCGGCCCTTAATGTGTATAAAAAATATCTGGATGTCTATGCCAAAGACCTGCCCGCCTCAGGGTTGCTGTTTCCCTTTGAAATGCTTAATGCCGACCATGAACAGGTAGGCTTGATCCGTACCATTTTGGGGGTGGATGAAGCGCAAGGTAGCTTGGTGTTGGCCGGAGATATTGATGGAGATGGCTATCTGCGTCTCATGCACGCCAATACCAATGGACTGGTAGGCGGTGCTGAACAAGCGGCGATTGCCACCCGCGAGCGGGCTGGTGCGCATAGCCAAGGGGGGGTTGCCATTCTGGTCAGCTGTGTGGGGCGTAAATTGGTGATGGGGGATCAGGTGGATGAAGAGGTCGAAGTGGTGGCCTCCGTGCTGGGGGATGATGTGCTGTTGACCGGTTTTTACTCCTATGGCGAGATCAGCCCTTTTTCATCAACAACCGATTGTAAACTGCATAATCAAACTATGACGGTGACTTTTATCCATGAAGTTTAA
- a CDS encoding methyl-accepting chemotaxis protein: MVLGNYSISVRIMVLVGVLGTLSLTVMGLLLLQRMETELVTQNRAALNQLATNAKIGLENLMLAGARKNTHKFTDSLKEKSGYIVLRKDGSEAFKENRTKVDLGVEGASAFQEALKSEQVVAFETQLDGKYHLGFFIPMLNRVECHECHDTDNDIRGVFYLSRDLTEMEQRLAGTRNMAIVVTLVSIMLFVVMLWIILGRQLKGPLTELKNAVVSLSEGRLTTRLSETEHPDEVGMITHGVNEMASRLTQMIRLIHLQSASLDAAISELLEAKNQLLHESEQNHNLTRGVVDEHSRVHQAMSRIQAATQGVNQEVAAIFDETTTLSHAVQGVARATDEVNSYMARTSQSARDISQSVLGVASDVNSVADATHILDDLVARMRGALEAVSELSSTASEQSDQAHMLTEQTNEVMDRLTESASEIGKVVKMIHRIAEETSMLALNASIEAAGAGEAGKGFAVVANEVKELATQTADATKMITSYVDEIRSGTEAATAATTQISEVITALNDVNKEINLGMTEQNEVLVQVDKAMQTVVQGSQLLNQRMQQLSEAAATVVDASDHAAEQTANIAVNTSEASGSAVRVTQRNQELKESFSATLTTTEEVGVATATADKQVRAIFENHGTVMGFIRHLGLLIETTAGAGDKLREASASLDVGVLPFDIRTVKEVHLRWLRRLDQMVGGNLDVMSMDQLSNHEKCDLGRWYYGEGSQRYGNFALFQQLGGVHQKVHQVGRETWALAESGDKEAALRSMDRLRGIKDELFELLDRLFLEVED; the protein is encoded by the coding sequence ATGGTATTGGGAAATTATTCAATCTCCGTCCGCATCATGGTGTTGGTTGGGGTGTTGGGAACACTGAGTTTGACTGTGATGGGTCTCTTGCTGTTGCAGCGGATGGAAACCGAACTGGTGACGCAGAACCGGGCGGCTCTCAACCAATTGGCGACCAATGCAAAGATCGGCCTTGAGAATTTGATGTTGGCGGGTGCGCGCAAAAATACCCATAAATTTACCGATAGCTTAAAGGAAAAGAGCGGTTATATCGTCTTGCGTAAGGATGGCAGCGAGGCCTTTAAGGAGAATCGCACGAAGGTTGATTTGGGGGTTGAGGGTGCGAGCGCGTTTCAAGAGGCCCTAAAGAGTGAGCAGGTGGTGGCGTTTGAAACCCAGTTGGATGGTAAATACCATTTGGGTTTTTTTATCCCCATGCTTAACCGGGTAGAGTGTCATGAATGCCATGATACGGACAATGATATCCGAGGTGTCTTCTATCTGAGCCGTGATTTAACGGAGATGGAGCAACGCTTGGCGGGTACCCGTAATATGGCCATTGTGGTGACCCTGGTAAGTATCATGCTGTTTGTGGTGATGTTATGGATCATTTTAGGTCGCCAGCTTAAAGGCCCGTTAACCGAGTTGAAAAATGCTGTTGTCTCCCTTAGCGAGGGTCGACTGACCACCCGCTTGAGTGAGACAGAGCACCCCGATGAAGTGGGCATGATTACCCACGGTGTCAACGAGATGGCCAGCCGTCTTACCCAAATGATCCGGTTAATCCATCTGCAAAGTGCCTCACTGGATGCCGCGATTTCTGAACTGCTGGAGGCAAAAAACCAGCTTTTGCATGAGTCCGAACAGAACCACAACCTTACCCGTGGGGTGGTGGATGAACATAGCCGGGTGCATCAGGCTATGTCGCGTATTCAGGCAGCGACCCAAGGGGTTAACCAGGAGGTCGCGGCAATTTTTGACGAGACCACAACCCTCTCCCATGCGGTGCAAGGGGTGGCGCGGGCTACCGATGAGGTTAACAGCTATATGGCCCGTACCAGCCAATCGGCACGGGATATTAGCCAATCTGTGCTGGGCGTGGCGAGTGATGTGAATAGCGTGGCCGATGCGACCCATATTCTTGATGATTTGGTTGCGCGGATGCGGGGGGCGTTGGAGGCGGTGAGCGAGCTCTCCTCTACGGCTTCGGAGCAGTCGGATCAGGCGCATATGCTGACGGAGCAGACCAACGAGGTGATGGATCGCTTGACCGAATCGGCCTCCGAGATTGGTAAAGTGGTGAAGATGATCCACCGCATTGCCGAGGAGACCAGCATGCTGGCCTTAAACGCCTCCATTGAGGCAGCGGGTGCGGGTGAGGCGGGTAAAGGTTTTGCGGTGGTGGCCAACGAGGTTAAAGAGTTGGCCACGCAGACCGCCGATGCCACCAAGATGATCACCAGTTATGTGGATGAAATTCGTTCGGGGACTGAGGCGGCCACCGCTGCCACCACCCAGATCAGCGAGGTGATTACCGCTCTTAATGATGTGAATAAAGAGATCAACCTGGGTATGACCGAGCAAAATGAGGTGTTGGTGCAGGTGGATAAGGCGATGCAGACGGTGGTGCAGGGCAGTCAACTGCTCAATCAGCGCATGCAGCAATTGTCGGAAGCGGCGGCCACGGTGGTGGATGCTTCGGATCATGCAGCGGAACAAACGGCCAATATTGCGGTGAATACCTCAGAGGCATCCGGCAGTGCAGTAAGGGTGACGCAGCGCAATCAAGAGCTGAAAGAGAGCTTTTCGGCCACGCTGACCACCACCGAAGAGGTGGGGGTGGCCACGGCGACAGCGGATAAACAGGTTCGCGCCATTTTTGAAAATCATGGCACGGTGATGGGTTTTATTCGTCATCTTGGGTTGTTGATTGAGACCACCGCCGGAGCGGGTGATAAATTGCGTGAGGCCAGCGCCAGTTTGGATGTCGGCGTGCTACCGTTTGATATACGCACGGTTAAGGAGGTGCATCTGCGCTGGTTGCGTCGATTGGATCAGATGGTGGGTGGCAACTTGGATGTCATGAGCATGGATCAGTTAAGCAACCATGAAAAGTGCGATCTCGGACGTTGGTACTATGGTGAAGGCAGTCAACGGTACGGTAACTTTGCCCTGTTTCAGCAGTTGGGCGGGGTGCATCAAAAGGTGCATCAAGTGGGTCGGGAAACTTGGGCGCTGGCCGAGAGTGGGGATAAAGAGGCGGCCCTGCGAAGCATGGATCGCTTGCGTGGTATTAAAGACGAGCTGTTTGAGCTATTAGACCGGCTCTTCTTAGAGGTTGAGGATTAA